CAAATTTTGTTTCACAATGTTTGATTGATGGTGGATTAAGGTTTACAAATCAAGGATATATGGGAATAGGTAATACAATAATCAGAGTGGCTGAAATGCCAAGTGCTTTACAGAATTATCATGGTGCAACAATTAGTGTAAATACGATACCGTCTAATTTTAAAGTTGGTGATGTTATTTCCTTGGGTGATGATGAAGACCCATATATACATACAGTAATTGTGGTTGAAGCAGGGTCTACATTAGATACAATAAAAGTTAATGCTCATACAAATGACCGTTCTCACGAACCGTTGAGTAGTTACGCCGCAGTTTATAGTATTGTAAGATATATTCAGATTCCCGATTCCCCAATCGCAAAACATGTGGAAATTCAGCAAAATTATCAGATTAAATATCATGGTTATCATAATTATGACACCAATCAATTAGTTGTCCATATTTCAGAGGTTGTTGGAGTTGGTGAAATAAAACTTAAAGTAGTTTTTGACACTCCGATGAAAACCAATTCTAATCAAGTTTCATTTAGCAAACTTCCTTATGTAGCAAAATACTTCCAGCCCGACGGCGGAACAAACGGCTGGACAACAACATTTTATTCCAATGATACTTGGTGCGGGAAATATACAATTCCCCAAAATCAAGGTTCTGATTATGACGGAAATAATTAC
The nucleotide sequence above comes from Elusimicrobiota bacterium. Encoded proteins:
- a CDS encoding amidase domain-containing protein translates to MKAIYRKYFLLFCSIGFQLFLSADLFSYDRIKAVNYADTWAYGRNPVYHDYSEEGGDCTNFVSQCLIDGGLRFTNQGYMGIGNTIIRVAEMPSALQNYHGATISVNTIPSNFKVGDVISLGDDEDPYIHTVIVVEAGSTLDTIKVNAHTNDRSHEPLSSYAAVYSIVRYIQIPDSPIAKHVEIQQNYQIKYHGYHNYDTNQLVVHISEVVGVGEIKLKVVFDTPMKTNSNQVSFSKLPYVAKYFQPDGGTNGWTTTFYSNDTWCGKYTIPQNQGSDYDGNNY